From Acidobacteriota bacterium, a single genomic window includes:
- the prfB gene encoding peptide chain release factor 2 (programmed frameshift) yields MAVQQIDELVKRYQELAKRAGDLRSYLDVARLDAELAKIEAQAAAPDFWNDQANAQKVLQRRRRVEEDRELGDALGRHADDAGVLIEWAQAGEPVEEDLKTALDLFQADVDAGEIKKMLGGEHDRKNAIVTIHPGAGGTESQDWAEMLLRMYLRWTERRGFKREVMDLQPGDEAGIKSTTFTVTGDFAYGLLLAEAGVHRLVRMSPFDQAGRRHTSFASVYVWPELPDDVDIEIEEKDLRIDTFRSGGRGGQHVNVTDSAVRLTHLPTGLVVSCQNERSQHRNRDSAMRVLKARLYDLKTKEQQARLEQLGGEKKDIAFGSQIRSYVLHPYRMIKDHRTKEEVGDVDRVLDGDIDMFIKAYLMKKAAGALSATAEDTE; encoded by the exons ATGGCCGTTCAGCAGATCGACGAACTCGTCAAACGCTACCAGGAGCTCGCAAAGCGGGCCGGCGATCTTCGGAGTTATCTT GACGTTGCACGCCTCGATGCCGAGCTTGCGAAGATAGAGGCGCAGGCCGCGGCGCCTGATTTCTGGAACGACCAGGCCAACGCACAAAAGGTCCTACAGCGACGCAGGCGCGTCGAGGAAGACCGCGAGCTCGGCGACGCGCTCGGCCGGCACGCGGACGATGCGGGTGTGCTGATCGAATGGGCACAGGCCGGAGAGCCGGTCGAGGAGGACCTGAAGACGGCGCTCGACCTGTTCCAGGCGGACGTCGACGCCGGCGAGATCAAGAAGATGCTCGGCGGCGAGCACGACCGCAAGAACGCGATCGTGACCATCCACCCGGGCGCCGGCGGCACCGAGTCGCAGGACTGGGCCGAGATGCTGCTGCGCATGTACCTGCGCTGGACCGAGCGCCGCGGCTTCAAGCGCGAAGTCATGGACCTGCAGCCGGGCGATGAAGCCGGCATCAAGAGCACGACGTTCACCGTGACCGGCGACTTCGCGTACGGCCTGCTGCTCGCCGAGGCGGGCGTCCACCGCCTCGTGCGGATGTCCCCCTTCGACCAGGCGGGCCGCCGCCACACGTCGTTCGCGTCCGTCTACGTCTGGCCCGAGCTGCCCGACGACGTGGACATCGAGATCGAGGAAAAGGACCTGCGCATCGACACGTTCCGGTCCGGCGGCCGTGGCGGCCAGCACGTCAACGTCACCGATTCGGCCGTGCGGCTGACGCACCTGCCCACCGGGCTCGTCGTGTCCTGCCAGAACGAGCGGTCGCAGCACCGCAACCGCGACTCGGCGATGCGCGTCCTCAAGGCGCGCCTCTACGATCTGAAGACGAAGGAGCAGCAGGCGAGGCTGGAGCAGCTTGGCGGCGAGAAGAAGGACATCGCCTTCGGGAGCCAGATCCGCAGCTACGTCCTGCACCCCTACCGGATGATCAAGGACCACCGCACGAAAGAGGAAGTGGGTGACGTCGATCGCGTGCTCGACGGCGACATCGACATGTTCATCAAGGCGTACTTGATGAAGAAGGCCGCCGGCGCGCTGTCGGCAACGGCGGAGGACACTGAGTAA